The following coding sequences are from one Pseudonocardia sp. EC080619-01 window:
- a CDS encoding aldose 1-epimerase family protein, with protein sequence MDACGERFVIVSGDARAEVDEVGGGLAGFVQGGRVRVEPHPPTARPPKGSGAVLAPWPNRVAGGSWSHRGTAHHLPLTEPAAGNAIHGLLRHVPWTLADRAGDHVSLTAVAPVQPGWPQPVRVTVTHTVGAGGLTVETHVENLGDAPVPFGLGFHPYLRVGDVPTDELELTLAARTTLPLDGGIPSGPARPLEREFSSTPLAGLELDDAFGGCAPGDGDELVRHRVAAPDGGGTELWAEPAFGWVQVFTPPDFPRQCPDGAVSASRAVAVEPMTCPPDALNSGTDLIELVPGEQQVLRWGVLATG encoded by the coding sequence ATGGACGCGTGCGGTGAGCGGTTCGTGATCGTCAGCGGGGACGCCCGGGCCGAGGTCGACGAGGTCGGCGGCGGCCTGGCCGGGTTCGTCCAGGGCGGCCGGGTGCGGGTGGAGCCGCACCCGCCGACGGCGCGGCCCCCGAAGGGCTCGGGTGCGGTCCTGGCCCCGTGGCCGAACCGGGTCGCGGGCGGCAGCTGGAGCCACCGCGGCACCGCCCACCACCTCCCGCTGACCGAGCCCGCGGCCGGCAACGCCATCCACGGCCTGCTCCGGCACGTGCCGTGGACGCTCGCCGACCGCGCGGGCGACCATGTCTCGCTGACGGCCGTCGCGCCCGTCCAGCCGGGGTGGCCGCAGCCGGTGCGTGTGACCGTCACCCACACCGTCGGGGCGGGCGGCCTCACCGTCGAGACCCACGTCGAGAACCTCGGCGACGCGCCCGTCCCGTTCGGACTGGGCTTCCACCCGTACCTGCGGGTCGGGGACGTGCCCACCGACGAGCTGGAGCTCACCCTCGCCGCCCGCACCACCCTGCCGCTCGACGGCGGGATCCCGTCCGGCCCGGCGCGCCCGCTGGAGCGGGAGTTCTCGTCGACCCCGCTGGCCGGGCTGGAGCTGGACGACGCGTTCGGCGGCTGCGCCCCGGGCGACGGGGACGAGCTGGTCCGGCACCGCGTGGCCGCGCCCGACGGTGGCGGCACCGAGCTCTGGGCGGAGCCGGCGTTCGGCTGGGTGCAGGTCTTCACGCCGCCGGACTTCCCGCGCCAGTGCCCGGACGGCGCCGTCTCCGCCTCCCGCGCGGTCGCGGTGGAGCCGATGACCTGCCCGCCGGACGCGCTGAACTCGGGTACCGACCTCATCGAGCTGGTGCCGGGGGAGCAGCAGGTGCTCCGCTGGGGTGTGCTGGCCACCGGGTGA